The following coding sequences lie in one Xanthomonas hortorum pv. pelargonii genomic window:
- a CDS encoding DUF6607 family protein, with protein MSPLFPRCIALTLSLLPLIAAADAQRDRQSILAMQGEYAVDFAFDETVLLKPGYERASAMRSGASEVVIVVEDSPRKVVLQHLLVDEKSKHVTKHWRQDWIFEAPQRFEFTAEQTWTVHALPAAVTSGAWTQCVYEVSDAPRYCGTGRWDYAEGHPTWTSDLSWRPLPRREYTKRSDYNALSVINRHTLTPNGWTHEQFNTKVLRKPDGSQEAIAREFGFNDYRKTTEVDFAPAYAYWKGTQGYWAKVRTRWAKFLDTPPGLHLKTKPDGMAMIMPMFQQAETVQKGKRVKDAQLDAVFAQWVEPAN; from the coding sequence ATGAGCCCACTGTTTCCCCGCTGTATCGCACTGACGCTGAGCCTGTTGCCGTTGATTGCCGCCGCCGACGCCCAGCGCGATCGCCAGAGCATCCTGGCGATGCAGGGCGAATACGCCGTGGACTTCGCCTTCGACGAAACCGTGCTGCTCAAGCCCGGTTACGAACGTGCCTCGGCCATGCGCAGCGGCGCCAGCGAAGTGGTCATCGTGGTCGAAGATTCACCGCGCAAAGTGGTACTGCAACACTTGCTGGTCGATGAAAAGAGCAAGCATGTGACCAAGCACTGGCGGCAGGACTGGATCTTCGAGGCGCCGCAGCGTTTCGAGTTCACTGCCGAGCAGACCTGGACGGTGCATGCATTGCCGGCAGCCGTCACGTCTGGCGCATGGACGCAATGCGTGTATGAAGTCAGCGATGCGCCCCGCTATTGCGGCACCGGTCGCTGGGACTATGCCGAGGGTCATCCCACCTGGACCAGCGATCTGAGCTGGCGCCCGTTGCCACGCCGCGAATACACCAAGCGTAGCGACTACAACGCGCTGTCGGTGATCAATCGCCACACGCTCACGCCCAACGGCTGGACCCACGAACAGTTCAACACCAAGGTGCTGCGCAAGCCCGATGGCAGCCAGGAGGCGATCGCGCGCGAGTTCGGCTTCAACGATTACCGCAAGACCACCGAGGTCGATTTCGCCCCGGCCTATGCGTACTGGAAAGGCACACAGGGTTATTGGGCCAAGGTGCGCACGCGCTGGGCCAAGTTCCTGGACACGCCGCCGGGCCTGCATCTGAAGACCAAGCCGGACGGCATGGCGATGATCATGCCGATGTTCCAGCAGGCCGAGACCGTGCAGAAGGGCAAGCGGGTC